The proteins below are encoded in one region of Micromonospora pisi:
- the cpt gene encoding chloramphenicol phosphotransferase CPT, with translation MTTQVIVLNGGSSSGKSGIVRCLKHLLPSPWIDLGVDDLIDRLPPSMVTFGQQGEVILNEGFGDMQHAWRVGIAAMARAGAPVIIDDVFLGGAASQERARVYLEGLKVLWVGVRCAPDIAAGREIARGDRVIGMAASQAEIVHQGVVYDVEVDTSHTESLDCARTIAAYVV, from the coding sequence GTGACGACGCAGGTCATCGTGCTCAACGGCGGTTCCAGCTCGGGCAAGTCCGGGATCGTCCGGTGCCTCAAGCACCTACTGCCGAGCCCCTGGATCGACCTCGGGGTCGACGATCTGATCGACCGGCTGCCACCGTCCATGGTTACGTTCGGGCAGCAGGGCGAGGTCATCCTGAACGAGGGCTTCGGCGACATGCAGCATGCCTGGAGGGTCGGCATCGCCGCGATGGCGAGGGCCGGGGCGCCCGTCATCATCGACGACGTGTTTCTCGGCGGCGCGGCCTCCCAAGAGCGTGCTCGCGTGTACTTGGAGGGCCTCAAGGTGCTGTGGGTCGGGGTGCGCTGCGCCCCGGACATCGCCGCTGGCCGGGAGATCGCAAGAGGTGACCGGGTGATCGGGATGGCGGCGTCACAGGCTGAGATCGTGCACCAGGGTGTCGTCTATGACGTGGAGGTCGACACCAGCCACACCGAGTCCCTGGACTGCGCGCGCACCATCGCCGCCTACGTGGTCTGA